The following are encoded together in the Anaerohalosphaeraceae bacterium genome:
- a CDS encoding response regulator transcription factor, translating to MRIVLVDDHQIVREGMCVLLQRRSDIEVVGQAGDGRTAVELVRNLQPDVVIMDIGMPNLNGIDAAQQMLADNPNLKILALSTHSDASMVAKMIKAGASGYMLKESAFSELLTGLDTIMQGKTYLCAKIASVVFTDYVNMLTNPNWQTRDVLTSREREILQLVAEGHTTKQIAQILNLSPKTVDSHREHIMQKLNIRTIAGLTKYAVQEGLTSHSP from the coding sequence ATGCGAATCGTGTTGGTGGATGATCATCAGATTGTCAGGGAGGGAATGTGTGTTCTTCTGCAGCGGCGTTCGGATATTGAGGTGGTTGGGCAGGCGGGAGATGGAAGGACGGCCGTGGAACTGGTCAGGAATCTGCAGCCCGATGTGGTGATTATGGATATCGGGATGCCGAATCTCAACGGGATTGACGCCGCCCAGCAGATGCTGGCCGACAACCCCAACCTAAAAATATTGGCCCTGTCTACCCATTCGGACGCATCGATGGTTGCCAAAATGATTAAGGCCGGGGCCAGCGGGTATATGCTCAAAGAGTCCGCTTTTTCCGAGCTGCTGACCGGTCTGGATACCATTATGCAGGGCAAAACCTATCTGTGTGCCAAGATTGCCTCCGTGGTTTTCACGGACTATGTGAATATGCTTACCAATCCCAACTGGCAGACGCGGGACGTTCTCACCTCCCGCGAACGGGAAATCCTCCAGCTGGTTGCTGAAGGGCATACGACCAAACAGATTGCTCAGATTCTCAATCTCAGCCCCAAAACGGTGGATTCTCACCGCGAGCATATCATGCAGAAACTGAATATCCGCACGATTGCCGGTCTGACGAAATATGCCGTTCAGGAGGGGCTGACCTCACACAGCCCGTAG
- a CDS encoding tetratricopeptide repeat protein translates to MNKTIAGLFLISVGMFCGCQNASPRTDRINPDVIESDKAQLLRRLDRKFDDPQAHYQLGKIYQREGQLDRAAWEFTLALQFDPVHFPAQAAKVRVYRDLRQFDRMKVAAELFIEQAGGSAESLTLLGRSFQAEGLDDYALTCYQKGLARSPNSALLHKLIGIYYLNRKDYVQAEQYLRRSIQIDPYQPDVAAHLGKMGVVIQVPQPSQQQSPSAPASSRTPAAP, encoded by the coding sequence ATGAATAAAACGATTGCGGGATTGTTCCTGATAAGCGTGGGGATGTTCTGCGGCTGTCAAAACGCAAGTCCTCGAACGGACCGCATAAATCCGGATGTAATTGAATCGGATAAAGCTCAGCTTCTTCGCCGTTTGGACCGAAAATTTGACGATCCGCAGGCCCACTATCAGCTCGGCAAAATCTATCAGCGGGAAGGACAGCTGGACCGGGCTGCCTGGGAGTTTACACTTGCCCTTCAGTTTGACCCGGTCCATTTTCCTGCACAGGCCGCGAAAGTACGTGTTTACAGGGATTTGCGGCAGTTTGATCGGATGAAGGTTGCGGCGGAGCTGTTTATTGAGCAGGCCGGCGGCTCCGCGGAATCGCTGACATTGCTGGGGCGCTCTTTCCAGGCCGAAGGGCTGGATGATTACGCCCTGACCTGCTACCAGAAAGGCCTGGCCCGTTCTCCCAATTCGGCTCTGCTTCATAAACTAATCGGAATCTATTATTTGAATCGAAAGGATTACGTTCAGGCCGAGCAGTATCTCCGAAGAAGCATCCAGATTGACCCGTATCAGCCGGATGTAGCCGCACATCTCGGCAAGATGGGTGTAGTCATACAGGTTCCTCAGCCTTCTCAACAGCAAAGCCCGTCTGCCCCTGCGTCCTCAAGAACTCCGGCGGCTCCTTAG
- the msrB gene encoding peptide-methionine (R)-S-oxide reductase MsrB: MFFWAATGVFGFLLPFGLPWSSTVFWLNRVGENKPMSQVDPAPNEASENSSEKVIKSDAEWRRILTPEQYYILRKKGTEQPYTGVYNDHFEKGLYKCAGCGQVLFSSETKYPSHCGWPAFSDVEKAGRVIRRIDRSYGMVRTEVLCSRCGGHLGHVFEDGPPPTGLRYCINSAALLFEPSPPQNPQNR, encoded by the coding sequence ATGTTTTTCTGGGCTGCCACAGGGGTCTTTGGGTTTTTGCTGCCGTTCGGCTTGCCGTGGAGTTCCACAGTTTTTTGGCTGAACCGGGTTGGAGAGAACAAACCAATGAGCCAAGTTGACCCTGCCCCAAATGAAGCCTCTGAAAATTCGTCCGAGAAAGTCATCAAATCGGATGCCGAATGGAGGCGGATTTTAACCCCGGAACAATACTATATTTTGAGAAAAAAAGGGACGGAACAGCCCTATACGGGGGTTTACAACGACCACTTTGAAAAAGGGCTTTACAAATGCGCCGGCTGCGGGCAGGTTTTGTTTTCTTCTGAAACGAAATACCCGTCTCACTGCGGCTGGCCGGCGTTTTCTGATGTTGAGAAGGCCGGACGCGTCATCCGCCGCATCGACCGCAGTTATGGAATGGTTCGAACTGAGGTTCTCTGCAGCCGCTGCGGGGGGCATCTGGGGCATGTCTTCGAGGATGGTCCCCCGCCGACCGGCCTTCGTTACTGCATCAACTCCGCCGCCCTCCTTTTTGAGCCGAGTCCTCCGCAAAACCCGCAAAATCGATAA
- a CDS encoding ATP-binding protein, translating into MECSDSRQIRREKKACGKGPSEMFRTDRTEQKRSSQSASSPSNGAMPPETLLRETHQKWVQALEEQKRLQAKLEHLERDFHTIFDSVPAMIWYRDRQGTILRANRCAAESVGLSVEELIGKNYYELFPDGAQKALEKDMQVILSGQPLYKQLRKYVTADNRVRWVLADRIPYWDENGQVAGVIVFAQDITEQKTAEDELHQANRRIEQANRQLRAAAERARILAEEAAAANRAKSEFLAHMSHELRTPMNAILGFADILQEEALTEEQRQYVQTIQRSASNLLTLINEILDFSKIEAGKLHIEMVPCSCAEVVREAAELMEHTARSKGLEFRVDCSPDLPGVVYTDPMRLRQCLLNLLGNAVKFTEKGFIAVRVYPETAAGQKRIRFDVQDTGIGIEPAKQSLIFESFTQADSSICRKYGGTGLGLAITRRLMGLLGGHVELASQPGKGSTFSLILPCFVEPVQSTSAADPSAPAAVPQEDDRHIGCIGRVLLLDSDPPNPVHASLLLRRAGLDVCVVQSLREALEGHQQKPFNLALIALQKVQDARKAAARLRNADEHLPIVVITGDSSRKTAEQFKIAGCNAVLVEPVSRGQLYETLRSFLSVQAASSVSEEPAASEAEGTEDLYEALPVLTEQIRECYARSDYETLANHAGRLVELGRRFRRSALADKAGRLQKALKGGTVQPDELQKQLDELNDLCLQIMLGR; encoded by the coding sequence TTGGAATGTTCGGACAGCCGGCAAATCCGCCGTGAGAAAAAGGCCTGCGGAAAGGGACCGTCTGAAATGTTTCGTACAGACCGAACCGAACAAAAGCGTTCTTCTCAGTCCGCGTCGTCGCCCTCGAATGGGGCGATGCCGCCGGAAACACTTTTGCGGGAGACTCACCAAAAGTGGGTGCAGGCGCTTGAAGAGCAAAAACGGCTTCAGGCAAAACTGGAGCATCTGGAGCGGGATTTCCATACTATTTTTGATTCTGTGCCGGCGATGATTTGGTACCGCGACCGTCAGGGGACGATTCTGCGGGCCAACCGCTGTGCCGCCGAATCCGTCGGTTTGTCCGTCGAGGAGCTGATTGGAAAAAACTATTATGAGCTGTTCCCGGACGGTGCTCAGAAGGCCCTCGAAAAGGATATGCAGGTGATTCTGAGCGGTCAGCCCCTCTATAAGCAGCTGCGCAAATATGTCACGGCCGACAACCGTGTCCGCTGGGTTTTGGCGGACCGGATCCCCTATTGGGATGAAAACGGGCAGGTGGCTGGCGTCATTGTCTTTGCTCAGGATATTACGGAACAGAAAACCGCAGAAGATGAGCTGCATCAGGCCAACCGCCGAATTGAACAGGCCAATCGGCAGCTTCGCGCCGCCGCCGAACGGGCCCGTATTCTGGCGGAGGAGGCCGCGGCGGCCAATCGAGCCAAAAGCGAATTTCTGGCGCATATGAGCCATGAGCTGCGGACGCCGATGAACGCCATTCTCGGATTTGCCGACATTCTGCAGGAAGAGGCGCTGACGGAGGAACAGCGTCAATATGTCCAGACCATCCAGCGTTCCGCCTCCAATCTGCTTACGCTGATCAATGAGATTCTGGATTTTTCCAAAATTGAGGCCGGAAAACTGCATATCGAAATGGTGCCCTGCTCGTGCGCCGAGGTAGTGCGTGAGGCGGCGGAGCTGATGGAGCATACCGCCCGCTCCAAGGGACTGGAGTTTCGTGTGGACTGTTCGCCGGACCTTCCGGGGGTTGTGTACACGGACCCAATGCGGCTGCGCCAATGCCTGCTGAATCTGCTCGGCAACGCCGTCAAGTTCACGGAAAAAGGGTTTATTGCCGTTCGTGTGTATCCGGAAACGGCGGCCGGTCAAAAACGGATTCGGTTTGATGTGCAGGATACAGGAATCGGCATCGAACCGGCCAAACAATCATTGATTTTCGAGTCGTTTACCCAGGCGGATTCTTCGATTTGCCGCAAATACGGGGGCACCGGTTTGGGACTGGCCATCACGCGCCGGCTGATGGGACTGCTGGGCGGTCATGTGGAACTGGCCAGCCAGCCGGGAAAAGGGAGCACATTTTCTCTGATTCTGCCGTGCTTTGTAGAGCCGGTTCAGAGCACATCGGCGGCGGACCCGTCGGCTCCTGCTGCTGTGCCGCAGGAGGATGACCGCCATATCGGGTGCATCGGCCGCGTCCTTCTGCTGGACAGCGACCCGCCGAATCCCGTTCACGCCTCGCTGCTGCTGCGCCGGGCCGGTCTGGATGTGTGCGTGGTTCAGAGTCTTCGCGAGGCCCTCGAAGGGCACCAACAAAAGCCGTTCAACCTGGCGCTGATTGCCCTGCAAAAGGTTCAGGACGCCCGCAAGGCGGCGGCCCGACTCCGCAACGCCGATGAGCATCTTCCGATCGTGGTGATTACCGGCGATTCGTCGCGCAAGACCGCCGAACAGTTTAAGATTGCCGGCTGCAATGCCGTGCTGGTTGAGCCCGTCTCCCGCGGCCAGCTGTATGAAACGCTTCGGTCGTTTCTGTCCGTCCAGGCGGCCTCCTCGGTTTCGGAAGAGCCCGCTGCCTCGGAAGCGGAGGGAACGGAGGATTTGTATGAAGCGCTGCCGGTTCTGACGGAGCAGATTCGGGAATGCTATGCCCGCAGCGACTATGAAACGCTGGCGAACCATGCCGGGCGCCTGGTGGAGCTGGGGCGGCGGTTCCGTCGGTCTGCTCTGGCGGACAAGGCCGGCCGGCTCCAGAAAGCCCTCAAGGGCGGAACGGTGCAGCCGGATGAGCTCCAGAAGCAGCTGGATGAATTGAACGACCTGTGCCTGCAGATTATGCTGGGCCGCTGA